In a genomic window of Cuculus canorus isolate bCucCan1 chromosome 4, bCucCan1.pri, whole genome shotgun sequence:
- the TMEM184C gene encoding transmembrane protein 184C, protein MPCTCGNWRRWIRPLVVVLYLAGLLVVVPLCVWELQKREVGIHTKAWFIAGIFLLMTIPISLWGILQHLVHYTQPELQKPIIRILWMVPIYSLDSWIALKYPEIAIYVDTCRECYEAYVIYNFMVFLSNYLTNRYPNLVLIIEAKDQQRHLPPLCCCPSWAMGEVLLFRCKLGVLQYTVVRPFTTIIALICELVGVYDEGNFSFNNAWTYLVILNNMSQLFAMYCLVLFYKVLREELNPIQPVGKFLCVKMVVFVSFWQAVLIALLVKVGVISEKHTWEWRSVEAVATGLQDFIICVEMFLAAIAHHYSFSYKPYVQEAEEGSCFDSFLAMWDISDLRADISEQVRNVGRTVLGQPRKMFFAEDHEQNEHTSLLSSSTQDPISDASSMPSSPMGHYQGFGHTVTPLTTPTAAPAVDGIYNTSTRDAEESPELEHKLSEKALDKS, encoded by the exons gTTGGAATTCATACCAAGGCATGGTTTATTGCTGGGATATTTCTACTAATGACTATACCAATATCCCTCTGGGGAATACTACAACACTTAGTTCATTATACTCAACCTGAATTACAGAAACCAATAATAAG GATTCTGTGGATGGTGCCGATTTACAGTTTAGACAGT TGGATAGCTTTGAAATACCCCGAAATTGCAATATATGTGGATACATGTCGAGAATGCTATGAAGCTTATGTCATCTATAACTTTATGGTTTTTCTTTCGAATTATTTAACCAACCGGTACCCAAACCTCGTATTAATAATAGAAGCAAAAGATCAGCAGAGACATCTGCCACCTCTGTGTTGTTGTCCTTCGTGGGCTATGGGAGA AGTCTTATTGTTTAGGTGTAAACTGGGTGTTTTGCAGTACACTGTTGTCAGACCATTTACTACCATTATTGCTTT AATTTGTGAACTAGTGGGAGTGTACGACGAAGGAAACTTCAGCTTCAACAATGCTTGGACTTACTTGGTTATACTTAACAACATGTCACAGCTA TTTGCTATGTACTGTCTGGTGTTGTTTTATAAAGTCCTACGTGAAGAACTGAACCCTATCCAACCTGTTGGCAAGTTCCTTTGTGTGAAGATGgtagtttttgtttctttctg GCAAGCTGTGCTTATTGCATTGTTGGTGAAAGTTGGCGTTATTTCTGAGAAACACACCTGGGAATGGCGAAGTGTGGAAGCTGTGGCTACAGGCCTACAG GATTTTATCATTTGTGTTGAGATGTTCCTGGCAGCTATTGCGCATCACTACAGCTTTTCCTATAAACCTTACGttcaagaagctgaagaagggTCATGCTTTGACTCCTTCCTTGCCATGTGGGATATTTCTGACTTAAGGGCAGATATATCAGAACAGGTTCGAAATGTTG GAAGGACGGTTTTGGGCCAgccaagaaaaatgttttttgctgAGGATCATGAACAAAATGAGCATACAAGTTTACTGTCTTCATCTACTCAAGATCCCATTTCTGATGCTTCATCAATGCCGTCTTCACCCATGGGTCATTATCAGGGGTTTGGACACACGGTGACACCTCTCACCACACCAACGGCAGCCCCTGCGGTAGATGGCATTTATAACACTTCTACTCGAGATGCTGAGGAGTCACCTGAACTAGAGCATAAGTTATCAGAGAAAGCTTTGGATAAAAGTTAG